One Vicia villosa cultivar HV-30 ecotype Madison, WI linkage group LG5, Vvil1.0, whole genome shotgun sequence genomic window, CCTTGTATCCTTGACCTTAGAACCGTCttgtgtaacaccctattttccccatcgataattaaataaaaatcaaagtaattaaaattataaatcaatGTCAAATAGGATGTTACATCATCAACTCATAAATTTTTGTTCAACATTTATATCATAAATACATAACACATTTGTTCGGATGAACCAACATCACAACCATCATAGTGTTTAATTTCACTTTATTAATGCAACGGGAATAACTCAACATGTAGTAACCATCGTCTTCAACAATGTAACATACCagcaaaacaaaaaaatcaaagagAGTTTATAATactctcaaaatctttcaaaaacaaCTAATAACATAATAGCAAAACAAGCGTTCATCCCCAgtattacgtatcagagcaagacctgACTCAATCTACGCAATACTAGGTGCCACTCCGTACCTCAAGCAAATCTAATCCTTGTCACCTGCATGTTATCCGTGTAaaggtaacattcaaatagaaggggtgagatatcataacaatataaacgGAAATATTATAACGAGCAGATAAAGTATGGCATACAAAATTATAATATTCATACTTCGTGCATCAACACCAACACTCGTCACAACTTTCACAATCACACCTCACAATCATACAATCACAACTTATTCCATCGATAACATCATGATAATGCAATAAGACCAACTCTACttactctatgcatgtggtactataTCACATCGCTTTTTCCATAAAAGGCCACATCGTTTTGCCATTAAAGGCCACATCGCTTTTGCCTTAGAAGGCCACATCACTATGAAATGCATGTGACACTATCATGTGACAATAACGTATGCAATAACACAACACACATCAAAGGAATATGCCAACATAGGCCACGTCGTACACATCGCTTATTTTCACATCATTATAACATCATCGCATCAACGGTTCCCATCAATTTCATCATCTTATTCACAACTTTGCATTGTAGAAAAATTaccagaaaatatatttttcaaaaaatgtcccCAAATTAATCTCATTGGATAGAAAATACTTTTAGCTTTATGTAGGTTTGAACggcgcgtcaaacggacacccgaatcaaaagttatgacttTTCAAAGTTTTCAAAAATGGTTAgtttcagtggtaaccggttaccaactaatggtaaccggttacaacacTATAACCAAAATACACGCTACTATTTTTTCTGTGGTAACCGCTTGCCCAGTTATGGTAACCAGTTACGCTAATTTTTCAAAAAGTCCTCATTCTGTTTAGCCActatgtaaccggttacccagttaTGGTAATCGGTTACTATCTCACCAAAAATCCCCCAGAATCCAAAATATTCACGTGGTAACCATTTTCCCCCaggtggtaaccggttaccactgcaGTTTTTCTCAAAAATTCTACAGTGATGCATATTGCGATTTTTACACTTTCAAAACCCCAAAACTCACAATTTTAACACCAAAATAGTTTTCTAATATACACCAGGTTGACATAAATATTGCCACAtcatagtattcatcaactccacAACAAATTCATCAGATTCAAGGGATTCacacatcattcatcatcaacatCTTATCATCACATACACACTAATTCAATTTCACATAAAACATGAACAGAAGATTAAGAGACCTATCTCTACCATAACCCATCATCATATAACCCTTTATAATGTTAGAACCCCATCTTTACCTTAGTGTTCTTGGTTCTCTAAGAAATATCTTGTCCTAACCTTCGTGTTCTCCCTTTTTTTGGTTTCACGATCGATACAAATGTGTTCTCTCTCTTGTTTCTCAATATTAACCCTTAGACCCCTAATATGATAACCCCATATTACCCTtccttatttttatcatttaattaaatctaatttatttattaactatattattattactattaaaaataacaataatagtaataattcTAATAACATTCTAATATTTACACATCCACATCTATCCTCAATTCCACGTCACGACTACCTTATGCTAAGGTATTCTACCCCACAATTTACATCAAATCACACACATCATATCACGTCGCTTATttctaattataaaataattacgATAAAAACGGGGCGTTACATATCACATGACAACTATATACAGATATTTCTTTGAAACTCAATCTTAAGTCCACATTGCATGATGGCAATAGGATCAAGTATCCCTTAGACCTTTGTCTTTCTCTTTGCATCCTTGTAAGACCAAAACTCTTTTGAGATAAAATATCCAAAACActtaaagatgttgaaacatttttATAACTAAAGAGGAAGTAATCATGTATCTTTTGTTTAAGGGAACCACTTGAGGTATTCACCTAACGAAAACACCAATAAATGCAAACTCATTTTGACTTAGGGCTCTTTTTCTATTGAAAACCCTTTTCATAAAATGATGGTTATCCATAAaacacacacacaacaaacaaaaacTATTGAGAAGAACTATGGAGCTATGATTTCTCTATTAAACATTAGGGATACGTAGGCACAGGGTTCGGGAAATCCTGGCGAgcttaatattaaaaacctttgtttTCCTTCCATAATTCACAGCATACATTCTCTTAGCAAGTAAGCATTAGATATACACACCCTTTTATTAGAAATAACAAGAGTAgatcccgtagagtactacggacgtggggggtgctaataccttccccttgtgtAACTGACTTTCAGATCCAAGTTGGTTGTGAGACCATCTCCTTTGATTGTTTGAGGTTTTCTTGATATGTTCCTTTCCCTGTTGGGATGAATACAGtttagtggcgactctgtattTTTTCTTGGTAGCGACAAGGATCACCATGGACCTTGGCTCCAGCACCCTTGGACGTGCCACCTcatatattttcttcttcttattttctttttaatttcttttattttctaaaattcatattaaattcaTTTTGCATCTAAAGATcatgaaaaaaatcaaaaaaatattacatcaattttgaatttgtgtgatttttttagaatttaatttttatgtttgctatttttaattatttttgactAGTTtgctttgttttaatttgttttaaaatgtttttgtgtttccaaaaatatccaaaaaattataaaaaaattagagactaTTATGATTTTTCCATTTTCTTATTTGCAATTTATTCATTAGTTTGAATTTAGTTTGCATTTTTGCTTTCATTTTCgattttaaaacattttaaaaatagttaatatgcattttaattgtttaattgtatTGTGAATTGTTTGGTTGTTGATGACCTTGGATTGTGACTTATTTGGTCATAAATTTCATCAACATCAATGGAACTTAGGTGTTAATAGGTCTAAAAGAccaaatccaccaaaatggatgattgaatTTGATGAAGTTTGACCTAGTTGTGATCCAATTTGGTTTTTGTTCGTTTCTTGATCTTGTTGTTGTCTTATCTCTCCATTtccttctctttctttttctttttctcatcaATTGGATGACGATGATTCATCTTGTTAAGTTAGGTTTGGATTAGTACTTGATGAACTTTCATCAATTTAAATATACTTTCCACTTGATCAAAAGATAGTGTGAATTACTTTGAGCTGATGATTAGTTTGTCTCATGGTATTAAGAAGTACTTGATTGAATGTAATGATCTCATCTCCTTGACTTAGTCTTGATCACCTTGTTTTGACTTATGCTATTTATTTTAGGAGAGTGATCTCTATCATTTCTCTAGCAAATATGATACGTAAATTTTATTGACCGATCTCATAGATGCTACTTCTATATAAGTACATCTAAATTTTCCCGAATCGGTTGATTAATCATCTTGCTAACAACTAACCATATTATTGTACTAACGTTACtttaatgtaatttaatttttttctttagttCTTGCAATTTAATTCTTACCTTTACTTTATGCAATTTATCTTTAGCATTACATTTTATTCtacttgtttatgtttatgttatttttcttttgtccctttggacattttatttctttttgtcttAAAAACATTAATCAAGGCAAAaccttaaaaaaattaatttcttctTTGGACTATAGCTATTATCCCTTGCTCAAGGAGTTAGACCTTTGGACTTAGGACTAGAACTTTGACTTGGAGCTTTTCATATGATACTAATGTATCTAAGACCTTGGAATTTTATATGTTGGTTGCTTGGTTTGTCTggttgtgttgtgtgtgtgcagTTGTTCTATTAATTTAAAACTTTGAAAGTTTATCTGATACAAATTCATCTGATTCAATTTCATCTTATACAAATTCATCTGAAACAAGTTCAATTTTTAACTGATACATGCttgattggatttttattttgaaCTTATGGCTATTGGTTATTCATCTGCTCAAGTGCTTTGGTTCATTTGATGTTATGCTTTAAAGTTAATCCAATGAAAGGAACTCTTGTGTTAAtttgtttgacttcttcttgGTTAGATCtttctatttgttatcttttacTTTGTACTTTAGGATAGTCCTTTCATCTCTTGCCTATCttcttaaatttcaaaatcttccacctctttacaaaatcttcttgtttttcaaactcaaactcttttgataaaccttgactttgtcaagtgatCATCAAACCTTTTCTTGAATAAATGCTAAGATACTTAAGCatatcaaaactatttcaaaaattaaagGAGGAAGTGTTAAAAGTATCTTTTGCCTAAGGGGCCCACTTGAGATTGTTCTCCTAAAAAATTAAAAACCTCATCTAAACCTTTTGCCATTTggcttttcattttaatttttttcttaaagatCAAACATGAGTAATCATCATATTTGAGATGTAATTCTCCTATCcccatgatattgattgatatggtgTTCATTTTTTTCCACTTGAAAGAGCAAATGGCACACTTGTTGATctctatccaagttggagcccttctttcattgtGATGCAAagatccatttgttctcatgtttaTGGTTGATTAGTTAGTTTTTTCCTTTGAGATGACAAAGTATctcttcatttaaaatcaatcaaaacaaaCCTTCGTGTTTTCTTTATGAGAAGAACTACAAATGTTCTGACTTCTCTATTGCACtcaaggggtatgtaggcacaaaatgCGGCGGCTTGCCGAGCataaataaaaaccctaaaaaatgttCTTTTCTCATCCCATCCATTTTTTGCACATAactctttattttaaaatagattttcaaaAAGATTCTCATGGAGTAACATGCATGGATGTGATGAGTGCTAATACCtttcccttgcataaccaaccctcatactcttttctctttgttttattagttttatttttaaaatgtctttgggttttattttctcttttcccattcctttggaaacaataaagatcAATGGAGACTTTGGCTTATTTGCGAGTTAAattaatcaatagcttaatccCAATTTTCCCGCGTCGACAGATTGACGTTGTATAGAATTTCTTCAATCCGAGTCAGCCTCTCTACCGAGATTTGGGAGTTTTGTTGATACAGTATTTGGTTTATGTTGTTCAGCAGGTTGTCAGCTCCTTGCAAACCAAGATTAGCCTGCAAAAGATGAAAATTAGGAGTCATTTCTCACTTGGGCATAATAGGTCGTGGTAAGGGTCTGAATAAAGTTATGCCTAGCAAAAAGTGTGGTGCAGATCCAAAGAATGAAAGTAGTTAAAACGCTCCCTGATTTGTCATAGGTTGGACATGATCCTGTGGCAGGGAACAGATGGAGCGGTCATCACGATTTGATCGTTCGTCCCTTGAATGGAAGTCATAACTTGTCATTGGATGGCATAGCAAGTAGCTTTGGAAGCCGCCATCAGTCAATcattgactgatctgatggatgAATTGAAAGAGGGGAATTGAACCTTAATTTGACGGAAGTGATTAGGAAATGGAGATTTGTGCTTTGATCAAAGAAGATTTGAATTTCTAACGTAGAAGATTTAGTTGAATATAGAGAAGTTTGATAGTAGAAAATCACAAAGATCAAAAGTCGATTCTCACAAATGACGTCAATATTCAATAAGtaattgtatatattattttagtagtttataaatatgtttatttaattgtgtaattttattaatatttttatatgtacACATAACGTGTAATAGGTGCATGCGTGTACTATTTTAACACATTCAGACGCCTAAAAGATATATccaattaagtaaaaaaaaaaggtgaacACTCCGGTACCCTTGAGTTTAGATGGGTACCGGTACCCTCAACCAATCAAATATTATAATTTCATGCCAtgtcacttatttatttttatttattttaaaataaattaatatttaataataatttacactaaaggtaccggtacccaacttgaattcatgggtaccaaagaatttaccAAAAAAAACGAAGAATTTTGTGCTTGTCAAGCTAACTATTAAATAAAGTCATTGTTTGTgactaaaaacaattattttaagtATTTAGTGCATTCATCAAAGCTTCTTCAAGTAAACTTTATTTTTCACATTCCATACAAGGAAAGACGCCGCACCGCATCATACCGCATATAtcatatatcatcatcatcatggagGTAACAATTGAGTATCTTTACGCAGTTGTTGCTGGTGTTTTGAGCATACTACTAGTTACTTATTCTGTGTTCTTTAGAGGTGAAGCACAGCCACGACCCAAGCTTGCACCTTTAGCTTCTGGTGGATGGCCTTTGATCGGCCACCTTCATCTCCTAGGCGGTTCAAAGCAGCCTCCATACATAACCTTAGGAGACTTAGCAGACAAATACGGACCAATCTTCACCCTTCGAATCGGTGTTCACAAAGCCGTTGTGGTAAGCACTTGGGAGTTAGCCAAGGAGATTTTCACCACACACGATGTCATAATCTCGTCCCGTCCAAAATTCACCGCCGCAAAAATATTAGGACACGACTACGCTAATTTTGGATTCTCTCCTTATGGAAATTACTGGCAAAGGATGCGTAAGGTCACGGCTTCAGAGTTGTTATCTGTTCGGAGATTTGAATTGCTTGGTGATATTAGAGACTCGGAGGTGAAGAAATCGTTGGCAGAGATTTATAACAACGATGGATTTGATGAGTCTGGTGATTTAAAAGTGGAGATGAAACAGTTGTTGGGAGATATGAACTTGAACGTGATTATGAGGATGATTGGTGGGAAGAGATATTCGAGTGATGGTGGTGATGAGAGAGAGGTGAGGAAGGTGAGGTGGGTTTTCAGAGAGTTTTTTCGGTTGACAGGTTTGTTTGTGGTTGGAGATGCGATTCCGTTTCTTGGATGGCTTGATCTGGGAGGACATGTGAAGGAGATGAAGAAAGCTGAGCGTGAGATGGATAGTGTTGTTTGTGGATGGTTGGAAGAACATCGCAGGAAAAATAATGATTTGGGAGAGATTGCTAAGAATGAGCAGGATTTCATTGATGTTTTGTTGTCTGTTCTGGATGGTGTTGATCTTGATGGTTATGATCTTGATACTGTCGTCAAAGCCACATGCTTGGTAAGCATCACTACCTCTACTATAACATCATTTTCAATTTGAGCATTGCTATGCTTACACTAAAATTCCTACACATGAGTATGAATAATgtctcaaaaaatatttttagtctATTTTCACACATGAGTATGAATATGGTTAATACTTAACATGATAGCTTTTTTTAGAGtgtccaaaagaaaaaaaaaaattgttaggcTTATGATTAAATAATGTCTCAAAAAATATACTCTCAATTAAAGCATAATTAAGGATTCTATTTATTTTTGGGTTAACTAAATTTTTGGtgcctataaatattgcagtttttatttttagtttctcCCTGCCTTTAgacaatactccctccgttcctttttaagtgtcgttttagaagattttttttttcctatttaagtgtcgttttataatttaatgttataatttgtcatttataccttTATTTTCTTATTAACTCCACCTTAAacttttcaattagttattggaaaaagagagtttatgattgaatttatttggaaagataaaaataaataagggtatactaggaaaagtaactctaataatccactatcttggtagaagagctttttgctaaaacgacatttaaaaaggaacggagggagtaattttaCAAAAAAACTTCGTTGCCAAAACTAACTAAAACCGTTGTCAAAACTTAGGAGGGAGTAAAaataaaactgcaatatttatagagataaaaaatttatttaaccctttatttttcAATCATTAAATTGTGACTAATAGACTTAAGACTCTTTAAAAATTTTGAGACAACCCTAATATTTAAGTCCATGCTGTGAAATAGAAAAGAGACAGAAATATGCattagtaaaatatttttacaatatCAAAAAATAGTGAAATTTTACACCGACATTGTAcaaatttaatatcaaattacaAATAAAATTGCATATAGATTTTAATTAGTATCCACTCTGAATCATGTAGTAGAAAAAAAGTACGAGTAGAACTGAAAAAGTTGCAGATAGCTCGTATAGGTGAGGTTCAAcataatttcattaaaaaaaacatcaattATTTTAATGTAAGTGTAAAATGCAAACTAACAAAGTTTTACCCGCAACATTTCAACTTTTCTTTTGAAATAATGATAATTAGGAATTTGACTATACACTATAAAAAGTTAAACTTAAATTTTAGAATATTATTTCATTAATAGGTGGTATGTTTTTGTAAGAAAGCATTCAAAGTTGCATCATAATATCATTtggttattttaatttctaactataagttaataattaaataagataaaattaagttaataattaaataagataaaattaaatgatgtaaTGTGATTGATAGAGAAGTTATAGAATAGTAATAAAGTTACTTATGTGGTTAATTTTTGTTAGCAattgattaaattattaaagaCACTTCACACaattaagtttaatttttattaacgAATTCAAAAGTTAATTGACTGGCCCGCCAATAGCTCTAaatagttttttcttttctttctttaagCGAGTGTACCGCATAAACTTCTCCTCTCTGTTACAAATTTCTTAACTACTACTTTAAAAAGTGTTAAATACAACGTGTAGCAAAGTCACCAATTTTAAAAGTCATCCCATCCTTTTTCaaagtttagtttttttttttttttttataagcgaaATTGGATTAAAAAGCACTAGGGGTGCTAAACCCAAAGAAACAAAATACACAACATAGAAAAGAGTTATCGGCCTAACCCACCACTTAATCCAAAGAAAGCTCTCGGGTCTCGGAACCAATCCTCCCTCGAGCCATTACAAAGGTTCCTAAAATAAACTCCCATCCAATCCCAAGATAAAGATTTCAATAAAGATAAACCATCGAAAGAGTCTAAAACTAAGCCATTAAAGATAACATCATTCCTACATTTCCAAATAACCCAACAAAAAAGTAAACCGAAGAACCATTTAAAATCTATACCATACTTCTCTTTTAATTGATGATCCAACCAACACAACCGGGCTAAAAGCGAATCGACCAAAGAATCATCATGCAAATTTAACCAAAGAAGCAATTCATTCCACCAAAGCTTTGAAAAAGGACAACCAAAGAAAAGATGATTGACATCTTCCTCAAAAAGAAGACAAAGCGGGCACAATAAATCAGTTGTATTAACCAAAATCCCACGTTTTGCTAACTCCACCTTTGTAGAGAGCCTATCCCAAATCAACCTCCATCCAAAAATTAAAATTCTACATGGCACTTTAGTCTTCCAAAGACAATTAAAAGCCACCCTTAAGGTCGAATCCGGCGAGAGAAGCAAAGGCTCAATTAAAGAAATAGAATCATAAGCATTACTAACCGTGAAACCGGATGCATGACGCCACCACTTGAAACTATCTTCTTCCATCCTACGGGGCTGCACCGGCAAAAGAAGATTACTAAGATTCTCCAATTGCGAATCCACCAACCGATTCAAAGGACGCCACCAAGACAAGAAATTCCACCGCCAAAAATCCCCGATCCACCTACCCATATCCGCCACTTTGCAATGCGGGTTCTCTACCAAATGAAAAACATCCGGATATAAAACACGCAAAGGAATGTTGCCAATCCACACATCAAACCAAAACTCCACAAAAGTCCCCGATCCGAGCTTTAAAGCTATGGAGTTAAAAAACCAATTCGACCAAGAGGAAGAAGTTTCAACTCCTAAAGTACAAAGATCCTTCCACCAAAGAGAGACTTTGCTTCTAGAATGAAAGGATGGAATTCGAAGCATAGCTCTTTTTAAATCACCGTACCTACAAAAAAGAAAGTTAGTCCAAAAAAAATTGTCACCACTCAAGATCCTCCATTTCCACTTGGCAAGAAGCGCCAAATTGAATCTACCACAATGCTTCACCCCTAAACCACCATCTTTTTTATCCCGACAAACATTATCCCAACTAATCCAACACACCTTCTTCCTCTCCTCACTACCACCCCAAAGAAACCCACGTTGAATGGATATAATCTCCTCTATAATTGCCTTAGGAGCCTTATAAAAGGAAAACAAGAAGATCGGAAGACTAGTCAAAACGGAATTCAAAAGCACCACTCTTCCGCCTATAGACAAATGCTTATGATGCCAACCACATAATCTTCTTCGAAACTTCTCCACAATCGGCCTCCACACCGAACATCTTCTCGGATTCACACCAATCGGAATtccaagaaaaacaaaagaagacgAGCCAATCACACAATTGAGAAAAGAAGAGGCGGCTTGTCTAAAATTAGGATCAAGATTGACACCGAAAAGCCTACTCTTAGTCAAATTGACTCTTAAACCGGAGGCAAGTTCAAAACCCCTTAGAATAGCTTTGAAAGTCCACAAGTTAGACCAAGAGTCCTCACCCACAAGAACGgtatcatccgcgaattggaGGATTTCCAATTTGGAATTGCCATTCACGACGAACCCTCTAAAGTCTCCCAACTCCGATGCCACCTTAACCATACCTGATAGGCCTTCTGCCaccaacaaaaagagaaaaggtgAAAGTGGATCACCTTGCCTCAAACCTCTAGACACCGCGAAATCCCTCGTAGGACTCCCATTCACAAGGATAGACATAGAACTATTAAAAACAAGGGCCTCAATCCATCTTCTCCACTTGACCCCGAAACCCATCCTGATAAGCAAGTATCTAAGGAAATCCCACGACACACAATCATAAGCCTTCTCAAAGTCGACCTTCACCATCATACACCTCTTTTTGAACCTCTTAGCATAATCCAACGTTTCATTCAGAACAAGAACCCCGTCTAACATGTTACGACCAGGAATAAAAGCAGATTGACAGGAAGAAACAAGCTTACCAATAACCCCCTTTAATCTCGACGCCAATAACTTCGACAGAATCCGATACATGCTACTGATAAGACAAATTGGCCGGTAATCATCCAAAGAAATAGGATTATCCACCTTAGGGATTAACGCCAAAAAGGAAGCCGTTACCGCTTTAGGAACCACC contains:
- the LOC131604729 gene encoding cytochrome P450 CYP82D47-like gives rise to the protein MNACSDALDELAGLIKGLLKRGSMAYDERANTGSKELKLADARFLANQGLPGFVFFLPSVAKAPATVVFSAFIKASSSKLYFSHSIQGKTPHRIIPHISYIIIIMEVTIEYLYAVVAGVLSILLVTYSVFFRGEAQPRPKLAPLASGGWPLIGHLHLLGGSKQPPYITLGDLADKYGPIFTLRIGVHKAVVVSTWELAKEIFTTHDVIISSRPKFTAAKILGHDYANFGFSPYGNYWQRMRKVTASELLSVRRFELLGDIRDSEVKKSLAEIYNNDGFDESGDLKVEMKQLLGDMNLNVIMRMIGGKRYSSDGGDEREVRKVRWVFREFFRLTGLFVVGDAIPFLGWLDLGGHVKEMKKAEREMDSVVCGWLEEHRRKNNDLGEIAKNEQDFIDVLLSVLDGVDLDGYDLDTVVKATCLTLIAGATDTTTVTITWALSLLLNNRHTLKKVQDELDEKVGKERLVNESDINNLVYLQAVVKETLRLYPAGPFSGARQFTENCTVGGYHIQTGTRLILNLWKMHRDPRVWSEPLEFQPERFLNTHKDVDVKGQHYELLPFGGGRRSCPGITFGLQMTHLALAAFLQAFEIATPSNGNVDMSATFGLTNIKTTPLEVIVKRRLPYELFVSEN